In Panicum virgatum strain AP13 chromosome 4N, P.virgatum_v5, whole genome shotgun sequence, a single window of DNA contains:
- the LOC120670909 gene encoding probable L-type lectin-domain containing receptor kinase S.7 codes for MAAAALRSLPLLLLLTLTAPPAAAAAAAALATASSAAAAAKNVSIDSATLSFADLTLLGDSFLRNGSVGLTRETGVPSSSAGSVLCTQPVAFRGGPATNATAVASFAAKFSFVIANPNAGAAGGDGIAFFVSPGRATLGATGGYLGLFNSSGGPATNGSAIVAVEFDTMANPEFADPSDNHVGLDLGSPVSVAAADLAASGIDLKSGNLITAWIDYRSADRRLEVFLSYATAAKPKRPVLSVGVDLSPYLKGAMYVGFSASTEGSTQQHTIMEWTFQTFGFPSKANASSFESNASSNTSEQAVPVSTAPHKRIGLALGILGPVALAVAFVFFAWVSIKKLIELTARNDGAFSPELLKGPRKFSYKELSAATRGFHASRVVGKGAFGTVYKATMPGAATTTYAVKRSTQAHQSRSEFVAELSVIACLRHKNLVQLEGWCDEKGELLLVYEYMPNGSLDKALYGEPCTLSWPQRYTVAAGVASVLSYLHQECEQRVIHRDIKTSNILLDGNLSPRLGDFGLARLMDHNKSPVSTLTAGTMGYLAPEYLQSGKATEQTDVFSYGVVVLEVCCGRRPIDKDESGGGKNVNLVDWVWQLHGEDRLIEAADSRLAAEFDRDEMLRLLLVGLSCANPNCEERPAMRRVVQILNREAKPVPVPRKKPLLVFSSSASMKLQEIAFSCGDDVRGGYSVANPTSPKSEGVDIER; via the coding sequence atggccgccgctgccctccgcTCGCTgccgctcctgctgctgctgacgctcacggcgccgcccgccgccgccgccgccgcggctgccttGGCGACGgcatcgtcggcggcggcggcggccaagaaCGTGAGCATCGACTCCGCGACGCTGTCCTTCGCGGACCTCACGCTGCTGGGCGACTCCTTCCTCCGCAACGGCTCCGTCGGGCTCACGCGGGAGACCGGCGTGCCGTCCTCCAGCGCCGGCTCCGTCCTCTGCACCCAGCCCGTCGCGTTCCGGGGCGGGCCAGCCACcaacgccaccgccgtcgcgtcGTTCGCCGCGAAATTCTCCTTCGTCATCGCCAATCCCAACGCGGGCgccgcgggcggcgacggcatcGCCTTCTTCGTCTCCCCCGGCCGCGCCACGCTCGGCGCCACCGGCGGGTACCTCGGCCTCTTCAACTCCTCCGGCGGCCCCGCCACGAATGGGTCCGCCATCGTCGccgtcgagttcgacacaatgGCCAACCCGGAGTTCGCGGACCCCAGCGACAACCACGTCGGGCTGGACCTCGGCTCGCCGGTGTCCGTCGCCgcggccgacctcgccgcctcAGGGATCGACCTCAAGAGCGGCAACCTCATCACGGCCTGGATCGACTACCGCAGCGCCGACCGCCGCCTGGAGGTGTTCCTCAGCTACGCGACGGCCGCCAAGCCGAAGCGCCCTGTCCTCTCCGTCGGCGTCGACCTCTCGCCGTACCTCAAAGGGGCCATGTACGTTGGCTTCTCGGCGTCCACGGAGGGGAGCACCCAGCAGCACACCATCATGGAGTGGACCTTCCAGACGTTCGGCTTCCCGTCCAAGGCCAACGCCTCCTCGTTCGAGTCCAACGCCAGCAGCAACACATCGGAGCAGGCCGTGCCGGTCTCCACCGCCCCACACAAGAGGATCGGACTCGCGCTCGGCATCCTCGGCCCcgtcgcgctcgccgtcgccttcGTGTTCTTCGCTTGGGTGTCCATCAAGAAGCTCATCGAGCTCACCGCCAGGAACGACGGCGCCTTCTCGCCGGAGCTGCTCAAGGGCCCGAGGAAGTTCAGCTACAAGGAGCTGAGCGCGGCCACCAGAGGGTTCCACGCGAGCCGGGTCGTCGGCAAGGGCGCGTTCGGAACGGTGTACAAGGCCACCATGCCCGGAGCGGCGACGACCACCTACGCCGTGAAGCGGTCGACGCAGGCGCACCAGAGCCGGAGCGAGTTCGTCGCCGAGCTCTCCGTCATCGCCTGCCTCCGCCACAAGAACCTCGTCCAGCTCGAGGGCTGGTGCGACGAGAAGGGCGAGCTGCTGCTCGTGTACGAGTACATGCCCAACGGCAGCCTCGACAAGGCGCTCTACGGCGAGCCGTGCACGCTGTCGTGGCCGCAGCGGTacacggtcgccgccggcgtcgcgtcCGTGCTGTCGTACCTCCACCAGGAGTGCGAGCAGCGCGTGATCCACCGCGACATCAAGACCAGCAACATCCTGCTCGACGGCAACCTGAGCCCGCGCCTCGGCGACTTCGGGCTCGCCAGGCTCATGGACCACAACAAGAGCCCCGTGTCCACGCTCACCGCGGGGACCATGGGCTACCTCGCGCCGGAATACCTGCAGTCCGGCAAGGCCACGGAGCAGACAGACGTGTTCAGCTACGGCGTGGTGGTCCTCGAGGTGTGCTGCGGGAGGCGGCCTATCGACAAGgacgagagcggcggcggcaagaacGTGAACCTTGTGGACTGGGTGTGGCAGCTCCACGGCGAGGACCGGCTTATCGAGGCTGCTGACTCGCGTCTGGCTGCTGAGTTCGACCGGGACGAGATGCTACGGCTGTTGCTCGTCGGGCTGAGCTGTGCGAACCCCAACTGCGAGGAGCGGCCTGCCATGCGACGCGTGGTGCAGATCCTGAACCGGGAGGCCAAGCCGGTGCCCGTACCGCGCAAGAAGCCACTGCTGGTGTTCAGCTCCAGCGCGTCCatgaagctgcaggagatcgcCTTCTCCTGCGGCGATGACGTCCGAGGTGGCTACTCGGTCGCCAATCCGACGTCCCCAAAGTCGGAGGGAGTCGACATTGAACGCTGA